From the genome of Fundulus heteroclitus isolate FHET01 chromosome 7, MU-UCD_Fhet_4.1, whole genome shotgun sequence, one region includes:
- the LOC110369584 gene encoding probable G-protein coupled receptor 82 isoform X2 translates to MEDPSHLSFNNASFSLCPSAATLYFLPSIYTLLFLTALPGNVLSLWVFLRCIPSISPTHIYLTHLSISNLLMAVTVPFLAAYFAWGSHWTVGDIPCQIVLHGITPVLHINIYISLLILTWVALSRFAVLIRNTHASRPSSCITLLPHGFFSRLTRVSFANIVCGMVWAVAVGGIVPVTIYYSVNEATESAEDAEEGGCESVCYSPVVELGGSVSSNLNIFTITVFFVLYLLVLLSYVIVLKHVRSSRRHANITRSQSMLARVSRNIVIIQGLGWLLTACLPLWSATDRVEPAHVKRRERVFPLCRAAECGLFLHPGNPDVQD, encoded by the exons ATGGAGGACCCATCGCATCTTTCATTCAATAATGCCTCCTTCTCCCTATGTCCCTCTGCTGCCACACTCTACTTCCTGCCCTCCATCTACacactcctcttcctcaccgcGCTGCCGGGGAACGTGCTGTCTCTCTGGGTGTTCCTGCGCTGCATCCCTTCCATCTCCCCCACCCACATTTACCTTACCCACCTGAGCATCTCCAACCTGCTGATGGCCGTCACCGTGCCATTCCTCGCGGCGTACTTCGCCTGGGGCTCACACTGGACTGTAGGGGACATCCCATGCCAGATAGTCCTGCACGGCATCACCCCCGTGCTTCACATAAACATCTACATCAGCCTCCTCATCCTCACATGGGTGGCCCTCAGCCGCTTCGCAGTCCTCATCCGGAACACCCACGCCTCCAGGCCGAGCTCCTGCATCACCCTGCTGCCGCACGGCTTCTTCTCCCGCCTCACGCGGGTGTCCTTCGCAAACATCGTGTGCGGAATGGTGTGGGCGGTGGCGGTGGGGGGCATTGTGCCGGTGACTATTTACTACTCGGTGAATGAGGCTACGGAGAGTGCAGAAGACGCAGAGGAAGGTGGCTGTGAGAGCGTGTGCTACAGCCCTGTGGTGGAGCTAGGAGGCAGCGTGTCTTCCAACctcaacattttcacaataactgtgttctttgttctctaCCTGCTGGTGTTGCTCTCGTATGTGATCGTACTGAAGCATGTCAGAAGCTCCCGACGCCACGCAAACATCACCCGCTCACAGAGCATGCTGGCACGGGTTTCCCGAAACATCGTGATCATACAG GGCCTGGGCTGGCTTCTGACCGCGTGCCTCCCTCTATGGTCAGCCACAGACAGAGTCGAGCCAGCACATGTGAAAAGACGGGAGAGAGTGTTCCCACTGTGCAGAGCTGCAGAATGTGGCCTCTTTTTGCACCCTGGAAACCCTGATGTGCAGGACTGA
- the LOC110369584 gene encoding probable G-protein coupled receptor 82 isoform X1, with translation MEDPSHLSFNNASFSLCPSAATLYFLPSIYTLLFLTALPGNVLSLWVFLRCIPSISPTHIYLTHLSISNLLMAVTVPFLAAYFAWGSHWTVGDIPCQIVLHGITPVLHINIYISLLILTWVALSRFAVLIRNTHASRPSSCITLLPHGFFSRLTRVSFANIVCGMVWAVAVGGIVPVTIYYSVNEATESAEDAEEGGCESVCYSPVVELGGSVSSNLNIFTITVFFVLYLLVLLSYVIVLKHVRSSRRHANITRSQSMLARVSRNIVIIQVVLSLCLLPYHIYKPIFITLAHDQPAPLHSSCPAVDTCHPLNSFIEIKNCLFLLAALRSSTDPVMYFLLDRTFRKHALTLLRSNKTDLNGRQMVWSTTGSANQRTENAGEANVTFSGEALSCERSQQLHCNK, from the exons ATGGAGGACCCATCGCATCTTTCATTCAATAATGCCTCCTTCTCCCTATGTCCCTCTGCTGCCACACTCTACTTCCTGCCCTCCATCTACacactcctcttcctcaccgcGCTGCCGGGGAACGTGCTGTCTCTCTGGGTGTTCCTGCGCTGCATCCCTTCCATCTCCCCCACCCACATTTACCTTACCCACCTGAGCATCTCCAACCTGCTGATGGCCGTCACCGTGCCATTCCTCGCGGCGTACTTCGCCTGGGGCTCACACTGGACTGTAGGGGACATCCCATGCCAGATAGTCCTGCACGGCATCACCCCCGTGCTTCACATAAACATCTACATCAGCCTCCTCATCCTCACATGGGTGGCCCTCAGCCGCTTCGCAGTCCTCATCCGGAACACCCACGCCTCCAGGCCGAGCTCCTGCATCACCCTGCTGCCGCACGGCTTCTTCTCCCGCCTCACGCGGGTGTCCTTCGCAAACATCGTGTGCGGAATGGTGTGGGCGGTGGCGGTGGGGGGCATTGTGCCGGTGACTATTTACTACTCGGTGAATGAGGCTACGGAGAGTGCAGAAGACGCAGAGGAAGGTGGCTGTGAGAGCGTGTGCTACAGCCCTGTGGTGGAGCTAGGAGGCAGCGTGTCTTCCAACctcaacattttcacaataactgtgttctttgttctctaCCTGCTGGTGTTGCTCTCGTATGTGATCGTACTGAAGCATGTCAGAAGCTCCCGACGCCACGCAAACATCACCCGCTCACAGAGCATGCTGGCACGGGTTTCCCGAAACATCGTGATCATACAG GTTGTACTTTCATTGTGTCTCCTGCCGTATCACATCTACAAACCCATCTTCATCACTCTGGCTCATGATCAGCCTGCCCCACTGCACTCCTCTTGTCCTGCCGTCGACACCTGCCATCCCCTCAACAGCTTCATCGAG ATAAAGAACTGCCTGTTTCTGCTTGCTGCTCTGAGATCCTCAACCGACCCTGTGATGTACTTCCTGTTGGACAGGACCTTTCGCAAACATGCCCTCACACTTTTAAGAAGCAACAAGACGGACTTGAATGGAAGACAAATGGTATGGTCTACTACAGGAAGCGCCAATCAGAGGACAGAAAACGCCGGGGAAGCAAATGTGACCTTTTCCGGTGAGGCGTTAAGTTGTGAGAGAAGTCAGCAGCTCCACTGCAACAAATAA